Proteins encoded in a region of the Deltaproteobacteria bacterium GWC2_65_14 genome:
- a CDS encoding DEAD/DEAH box helicase, translating into MTFEQLGLAPELLQAVRTQNYETPTPIQVKAIPLVLEGKDLLGCAQTGTGKTAAFALPILQRLNGASPRGGEPRGNKGRAGRPIRALVLEPARELALQVAESFGDYGSRTGLRTTVIYGGKKQGPQADALRRGVDILVATPGRLLDLHSQGLLRLDTVEIFVLDEADRMLDMGFIQDIRRIAALLPGKRQTLFFSATMPEDIRRLASTILRNPIRVEAEPPSSAADGVEHRVYHVDRNNKPALLLHILSDPSVRSALVFTRTRRGADRVARNLVRGRIHAEAIHGDRSQAARENALEEFKRGKTRVLVATDVAARGIDIAELSHVLIYDIPEDPGSYIHRIGRTGRAGATGIAISLCDIPERQLLSAIEKLIRRHLDVVEDHPFPSALRPGLPTRIGPPRTAGPRPYMISVDKLFDREAEQRTAV; encoded by the coding sequence ATGACGTTTGAACAGCTAGGGCTCGCGCCGGAACTGCTCCAGGCGGTGCGGACCCAGAACTACGAAACGCCCACCCCGATTCAGGTAAAGGCGATCCCCCTCGTGCTGGAAGGAAAGGATCTGCTGGGGTGCGCGCAGACCGGCACGGGAAAAACGGCCGCCTTCGCGCTCCCGATCCTGCAGCGGCTCAACGGAGCGTCCCCCCGAGGGGGGGAACCGCGCGGGAACAAGGGGCGGGCCGGCAGGCCGATCCGGGCCCTCGTGCTCGAACCGGCCCGCGAACTGGCGCTGCAGGTGGCGGAAAGCTTCGGAGACTACGGGTCCCGCACCGGTCTCCGCACGACGGTGATTTACGGGGGGAAGAAGCAGGGACCGCAGGCCGACGCGTTGCGTCGCGGGGTGGACATCCTCGTGGCGACGCCGGGCCGCCTGCTCGACCTGCACTCCCAGGGCCTGCTTCGGCTGGACACGGTGGAGATCTTCGTGCTGGACGAAGCCGACCGGATGCTCGACATGGGGTTCATCCAGGACATCCGCCGGATTGCCGCCCTGCTTCCCGGGAAGCGGCAGACCCTCTTCTTCTCCGCGACGATGCCGGAAGACATCCGGCGCCTGGCCTCCACGATCCTGCGAAACCCGATCCGCGTCGAGGCGGAGCCTCCCTCCTCCGCGGCGGACGGGGTGGAGCATCGGGTCTACCATGTGGACCGGAACAACAAGCCGGCGCTTCTCCTGCACATCCTCTCCGATCCTTCGGTCCGCAGCGCATTGGTGTTCACCCGTACCCGGCGAGGGGCCGACCGGGTGGCCCGGAACCTGGTCCGGGGGCGCATCCACGCGGAGGCGATCCATGGGGACCGGTCCCAGGCGGCGCGGGAGAACGCCCTCGAGGAGTTCAAGCGGGGAAAAACGCGGGTCCTCGTGGCGACCGACGTCGCCGCGCGAGGGATCGACATCGCGGAACTGTCCCACGTGCTGATCTACGACATTCCGGAAGACCCCGGCTCCTACATCCACCGCATCGGCCGGACGGGGCGCGCCGGCGCGACGGGGATCGCGATCTCCCTCTGCGACATCCCGGAACGCCAACTGCTTTCCGCCATCGAGAAGCTGATCCGCCGCCACCTCGATGTCGTGGAGGACCATCCCTTCCCGTCGGCCCTCCGCCCGGGGCTGCCGACCCGGATCGGGCCTCCCAGAACGGCGGGGCCCCGGCCCTACATGATCAGCGTGGACAAGCTCTTCGACCGGGAAGCGGAACAGCGCACCGCCGTGTAG
- a CDS encoding multidrug transporter AcrB produces the protein MSPAGRGIAGRIAAAFIGSRLTPLIVIASVLLGLGAVLLLPREEEPQIVVPMIDVFVQMPGASAKEVEERVTRPMEKLLWEIPGVEYIYSTSSPGMSMAVVRFQVGEDEEKSIVRLNQKMFANFDLIPPGASTPLVKPRSIDDVPILALTLSSDRYDPFALRRIALLLHDQIKTVPDVSEVRILGGLRRQLRVELDPARMAARGVAPAALLPLLSQANRQLQAGSFSSGNRQFLVETGGFLRTADEVGRVVLGVHGGRPVSLRDVATILDGPQEPADYVFYATGPSAREKSPAPLPAVTLSIAKRKGTNAIRIADGVLGKVEAIRGKMIPDGVRLTVTRNYGETAAEKSNELLLHMLIAIVSVAVLIGFTLGFRESGIVAIAIPVTLALTLAVFYLTGYTLNRVTLFALIFSIGILVDDAIVVVENIVRHYRLPENRGRSVAEIAVEAVDEVGNPTILATFAVIAAILPMAFVRGLMGPYMRPIPVGATAAMLFSLLVAFIVTPWASVRLLSREAEEAHAGEGWTTRLYRKTMDRLLHRPAWRYGFLAMVAVLLLGSVSLVAVKWVKVKMLPFDNKSEFQVVIDMPEGTPLEETAAVTREIGAVLANVQEVVNYQMYVGTASPYNFNGLVRHSFLRRAPHEADIQVNLVGKGERDAQSHDIAKRVRPAIREVAARHGARVKVAEVPPGPPVLQTLVAEIYGPDYRRQIEVAGQVREIFEKTEGVVDVDWYVEDDQPLYRFVVDPVKSAQNGVSTEQVAATLAMAVGGTEAGLLHQPREKEDVPIVLRLPRADRSRIESLRQVRVIGRQGNLVPLGELVRVETETAEKSIYHKNLMPVVYVTADVAGAVESPVYAILHINQALDNLVMPGGYRMDRYVASQPGSDQRISMKWDGEWHITYEVFRDLGLAFAAVLVLIYILVVGWFQSFRTPITIMAAIPFSLVGILPAHALMGAFFTATSMIGFIAGAGIVVRNSIILVDFIELRLTQGMPLDQAVIDAGAVRFRPMMLTAAAVIVGASVILFDPIFQGLAISLMAGEVASLFLSRMTVPVLYFLSGRRMRTHTPPPEEPGRS, from the coding sequence GTGAGCCCTGCCGGACGGGGAATCGCCGGGCGGATCGCGGCCGCCTTCATCGGGTCCCGGCTGACCCCCCTGATCGTCATCGCCTCGGTGCTTCTGGGCCTGGGGGCGGTGCTCCTCCTCCCGCGGGAGGAGGAGCCGCAGATCGTCGTCCCGATGATCGACGTGTTCGTGCAGATGCCCGGCGCCTCGGCGAAGGAGGTGGAGGAGCGGGTCACCCGGCCGATGGAAAAGCTGCTCTGGGAGATCCCGGGGGTCGAGTACATCTATTCCACCTCCTCGCCCGGGATGTCGATGGCGGTCGTGCGGTTCCAGGTGGGGGAGGACGAGGAAAAGAGCATCGTCCGCCTGAACCAGAAGATGTTCGCCAACTTCGACCTGATCCCCCCCGGGGCGAGCACCCCCCTGGTCAAGCCCCGCTCCATCGACGACGTCCCCATCCTGGCGCTGACGCTCTCCAGCGACCGGTACGACCCTTTCGCGCTGCGGCGGATCGCGTTGCTGCTGCACGACCAGATCAAGACGGTTCCCGACGTCTCCGAGGTCCGGATTCTCGGCGGCCTGCGCCGCCAGCTGCGGGTGGAGCTGGACCCGGCGCGGATGGCGGCCCGGGGGGTCGCGCCCGCCGCCCTTCTCCCCTTGCTCTCCCAGGCGAACCGGCAGCTCCAGGCGGGGAGCTTCTCTTCCGGGAACCGGCAGTTCCTGGTGGAGACCGGCGGCTTCCTGCGGACCGCCGACGAGGTGGGGCGGGTGGTGCTGGGGGTGCACGGTGGGCGCCCCGTCTCTCTTCGGGACGTGGCCACGATCCTCGACGGCCCTCAGGAGCCGGCCGACTACGTTTTCTACGCGACGGGACCTTCTGCGCGCGAGAAATCGCCCGCTCCCCTCCCGGCGGTGACCCTCTCGATCGCCAAACGGAAGGGGACCAACGCGATCCGGATCGCCGATGGTGTGCTCGGGAAGGTCGAGGCGATCCGCGGGAAGATGATCCCGGACGGGGTCCGGCTGACCGTTACCCGGAACTACGGAGAGACGGCGGCCGAGAAATCGAACGAACTGCTCCTCCACATGCTGATCGCCATCGTCTCGGTGGCGGTCCTGATCGGGTTCACCCTGGGGTTCCGGGAATCGGGGATCGTGGCGATCGCGATCCCGGTGACGCTGGCACTCACTCTGGCGGTCTTCTACCTCACCGGGTACACGCTGAACCGGGTGACCCTGTTCGCCCTGATCTTCTCCATCGGGATCCTGGTCGACGACGCGATCGTCGTGGTGGAGAACATCGTCCGCCACTACCGGCTTCCGGAAAACCGCGGCCGCTCCGTGGCCGAGATCGCGGTGGAGGCGGTGGACGAGGTGGGCAACCCGACGATCCTGGCCACCTTCGCGGTGATCGCCGCAATCCTCCCGATGGCCTTCGTCCGCGGTCTGATGGGGCCCTACATGCGGCCGATCCCGGTGGGGGCGACCGCGGCGATGCTGTTCTCCCTGCTGGTGGCCTTCATCGTGACCCCCTGGGCGAGCGTCCGCCTCCTCTCCCGCGAGGCGGAGGAGGCCCACGCCGGGGAGGGGTGGACCACGCGCCTCTACCGGAAGACGATGGACCGGCTGCTCCACCGGCCGGCCTGGCGGTACGGCTTCCTGGCGATGGTCGCCGTGCTGCTGCTGGGATCGGTCTCCCTTGTCGCGGTGAAGTGGGTGAAGGTGAAGATGCTCCCCTTCGACAACAAGAGCGAGTTCCAGGTGGTGATCGACATGCCCGAGGGGACGCCGCTGGAGGAGACCGCCGCCGTCACCCGGGAGATCGGGGCGGTGCTGGCGAACGTCCAGGAGGTGGTGAACTACCAGATGTATGTCGGCACCGCCTCGCCCTACAACTTCAACGGGCTGGTGCGGCACTCCTTCCTGCGGCGTGCCCCGCACGAGGCCGACATCCAGGTGAACCTGGTGGGCAAGGGCGAGCGCGACGCCCAGAGCCACGACATCGCCAAGCGGGTCCGGCCCGCGATCCGGGAGGTGGCCGCCCGGCACGGCGCCCGGGTCAAGGTCGCCGAGGTTCCGCCCGGGCCGCCGGTCCTCCAGACGCTGGTGGCCGAGATCTACGGGCCCGACTACCGGCGGCAGATCGAGGTGGCGGGACAGGTGCGGGAGATCTTCGAGAAGACCGAGGGGGTCGTGGACGTGGACTGGTACGTGGAGGACGACCAGCCCCTGTACCGCTTCGTCGTGGACCCGGTGAAGTCGGCGCAGAACGGGGTCTCCACGGAGCAGGTGGCGGCGACTCTCGCGATGGCGGTCGGGGGGACCGAGGCGGGGCTCCTCCACCAGCCCCGGGAAAAGGAGGATGTCCCGATCGTGCTGCGGCTGCCCCGGGCCGACCGGTCCCGGATCGAGTCGCTGCGGCAGGTCCGGGTCATCGGGCGGCAGGGAAACCTGGTCCCGCTGGGCGAGCTGGTGCGGGTCGAGACGGAGACCGCCGAGAAGAGCATCTACCACAAGAACCTGATGCCGGTGGTCTACGTGACCGCCGACGTGGCGGGGGCGGTGGAGAGCCCGGTCTACGCGATCCTGCACATCAACCAGGCGCTCGACAACCTGGTGATGCCGGGAGGGTACCGGATGGATCGCTACGTGGCGAGCCAGCCCGGGAGCGACCAGCGGATCTCGATGAAGTGGGACGGCGAGTGGCACATTACCTACGAGGTTTTCCGCGACCTGGGGCTGGCCTTCGCGGCGGTGCTCGTCCTGATCTACATCCTGGTGGTGGGCTGGTTCCAGTCCTTCAGGACTCCGATCACGATCATGGCGGCGATCCCCTTCTCCCTGGTGGGGATCCTGCCGGCCCACGCGCTGATGGGGGCCTTCTTCACCGCGACCTCCATGATCGGCTTCATCGCGGGCGCGGGGATCGTCGTGCGCAACTCGATCATCCTCGTGGACTTCATCGAGCTGCGGTTGACGCAGGGGATGCCGCTCGACCAGGCGGTGATCGACGCCGGCGCGGTCCGATTCCGCCCGATGATGCTCACGGCGGCGGCCGTGATCGTCGGCGCGTCGGTGATCCTCTTCGATCCGATCTTCCAGGGGCTGGCCATATCGCTCATGGCGGGGGAGGTGGCGTCGCTCTTTCTGTCGCGGATGACCGTGCCGGTCCTCTACTTCCTGAGCGGGCGCCGGATGCGCACGCACACGCCGCCCCCCGAAGAACCGGGACGTTCCTAA
- a CDS encoding 3-hydroxyacyl-CoA dehydrogenase yields the protein MVLNIRRVAVLGAGIMGSGIAAHFANAGIPCLMLDIVPPTLSDEERKKGVTEKDPAFRNRFAAGGLEGIRKSRPALLYSQKDIRLVSIGNLEDDLPRVAECDWIVEAVTENLKIKRDLYTRLEAVRKPGTIVTSNTSGIAISRMTQGRSDDFRRHFLVTHFFNPVRYMKLLEIVPGEETDPEILQAVAEFGERRLGKGIVHAKDTPNFIGNRIGIFGLMYAMHAMVEDGLTIEEVDRILGPAMGRPKSAAFGTGDLVGIDTLLHVADNVHRNLPDDPQRERFLPPPFVTEMVKKGWLGRKAKSGFFKMEGKGETKKKFVLDYKALDYRPAAKISFPSLDAAKGEEEVGPRIRKVIDGDDKAAAYAWKVLSETLLYSASRIPEISDDVMNIDNAMKWGFNWTLGPFETWDAIGVPESVARMKQEGKKIPGNVEKMLAGGNRSFYRRRKGVLELYDFAKGAYVPAPVSPDLLFLPALRDRNRVVKRNAGATLYDLGEGVLGLEFHTKMNAIDGDIVSMMNEGVALAEKEFAGMVIANHAENFCVGANLMLVFLEAQNRNFDNIETMVREFQNACMRLRYSGKPVVAAPAGMTLGGGCEICLGADRVRAAAETYIGLVEVGVGLLPAGGGTKEMVIRHLEGIPDGVAADPFPFLRKAFETVGMAKVATSAKEAREFGFLRPGDRITLQRDFLIQEAKNMVLAMNREGYEQPRPRTDIALPGRAEYANFAYGLYTMRVAGHISEYDERIGRKIAFVMTGGDVPRGTRLSEQDLLDLEREAFLSLCGEEKTQARIQYMLMKGKPLRN from the coding sequence ATGGTCCTGAATATCCGTCGGGTTGCCGTGCTCGGAGCAGGCATCATGGGCTCGGGAATCGCCGCGCACTTCGCGAACGCCGGGATTCCCTGCCTGATGCTGGATATCGTTCCGCCGACCCTTTCCGACGAGGAGAGGAAGAAGGGGGTGACGGAAAAGGATCCCGCGTTCCGGAACCGGTTCGCCGCGGGGGGACTCGAGGGGATCCGGAAGAGCCGTCCCGCGCTCCTGTATTCGCAGAAGGACATCCGGCTCGTCTCGATCGGGAACCTGGAGGACGACCTTCCCCGGGTGGCCGAGTGCGACTGGATCGTCGAGGCGGTCACGGAGAACCTGAAGATCAAACGAGACCTGTACACGCGGCTCGAGGCGGTCCGGAAGCCCGGAACGATCGTGACCTCGAACACCTCCGGGATCGCCATTTCCCGGATGACGCAGGGTCGCTCCGACGACTTCCGGCGGCACTTCCTGGTGACCCATTTCTTCAATCCGGTCCGGTACATGAAGCTGCTCGAAATCGTTCCCGGCGAGGAGACGGACCCGGAGATCCTGCAGGCCGTCGCGGAGTTCGGGGAGCGCAGGCTCGGGAAGGGGATCGTCCACGCGAAGGATACGCCGAACTTCATCGGGAACCGGATCGGCATCTTCGGGCTGATGTACGCGATGCACGCGATGGTGGAGGACGGCCTGACCATCGAGGAGGTGGACCGGATCCTGGGGCCCGCGATGGGTCGCCCCAAGTCCGCCGCATTCGGCACGGGGGACCTGGTCGGGATCGACACGCTGCTCCATGTCGCCGACAACGTCCACCGGAATCTCCCGGACGACCCGCAGCGGGAGCGGTTTCTCCCTCCCCCCTTCGTGACCGAGATGGTGAAGAAGGGCTGGCTGGGACGGAAGGCGAAAAGCGGCTTCTTCAAGATGGAGGGGAAGGGGGAGACGAAAAAGAAGTTCGTCCTCGACTACAAGGCCCTCGACTACCGGCCGGCCGCGAAGATCTCCTTCCCGTCGCTCGACGCCGCCAAGGGGGAGGAGGAGGTCGGGCCGCGGATCCGGAAAGTGATCGACGGCGACGACAAGGCGGCCGCCTACGCCTGGAAGGTCCTCTCGGAGACCCTGCTCTACTCCGCGAGCCGGATTCCGGAGATTTCCGACGATGTGATGAACATCGACAACGCCATGAAATGGGGGTTCAACTGGACGCTGGGCCCCTTCGAGACCTGGGACGCGATCGGCGTTCCCGAGTCGGTGGCCCGGATGAAGCAGGAGGGGAAGAAAATTCCCGGAAACGTCGAGAAGATGCTGGCCGGGGGGAACCGCTCCTTCTACCGTCGCCGGAAGGGGGTCCTCGAGTTGTACGATTTCGCGAAGGGCGCCTACGTCCCGGCCCCGGTCTCGCCCGATCTCCTTTTCCTGCCGGCCCTCCGGGACCGGAACCGGGTGGTGAAACGGAACGCGGGGGCCACCCTCTACGACCTCGGCGAGGGAGTGCTCGGCCTGGAGTTCCACACGAAGATGAACGCGATCGACGGCGACATCGTGTCGATGATGAACGAGGGGGTGGCGCTCGCGGAGAAGGAGTTCGCCGGGATGGTGATCGCGAACCATGCCGAGAACTTCTGCGTCGGGGCGAACCTGATGCTCGTCTTCCTCGAGGCGCAGAACAGGAATTTCGACAACATCGAGACGATGGTCCGGGAGTTCCAGAACGCCTGCATGCGGCTCCGGTACTCCGGGAAGCCGGTCGTGGCCGCCCCGGCGGGGATGACGCTGGGAGGAGGGTGCGAGATCTGCCTGGGGGCCGACCGGGTGCGCGCCGCCGCGGAAACCTACATCGGGCTCGTCGAGGTGGGGGTCGGGCTTCTCCCCGCCGGGGGGGGGACCAAGGAGATGGTGATCCGGCATCTCGAGGGGATTCCGGACGGCGTCGCCGCCGACCCCTTTCCCTTCCTGCGGAAAGCCTTCGAGACGGTCGGAATGGCCAAGGTGGCCACCTCCGCGAAGGAGGCGCGGGAGTTTGGATTCCTGCGCCCTGGGGACCGGATCACGCTACAGCGCGACTTCCTGATCCAGGAGGCGAAGAACATGGTGCTCGCCATGAACCGGGAGGGGTACGAGCAGCCCCGGCCGCGGACCGACATCGCCCTTCCGGGGCGGGCCGAGTACGCGAATTTCGCTTACGGGCTCTACACGATGCGAGTGGCGGGGCATATCAGCGAGTACGACGAACGGATCGGCCGGAAGATCGCCTTCGTGATGACGGGAGGGGACGTGCCCCGGGGGACGCGTCTCTCCGAGCAGGATCTGCTCGACCTGGAGCGGGAGGCCTTTCTCTCGCTCTGCGGAGAGGAAAAGACCCAGGCCCGCATCCAATATATGCTGATGAAGGGGAAGCCCCTCCGGAACTAG
- a CDS encoding acetyl-CoA acetyltransferase (Catalyzes the synthesis of acetoacetyl coenzyme A from two molecules of acetyl coenzyme A. It can also act as a thiolase, catalyzing the reverse reaction and generating two-carbon units from the four-carbon product of fatty acid oxidation) — protein sequence MAKAYIVSAVRTAVGRAYRGSLKDTRPDDLGTIAVRAAVERVKNLDPGQVDDVILGCAMPEGEQGMNVARICALKAGFPDSVPALTINRFCSSGLQAIAMAAERIMAGFADIIVAGGTESMTMVPMGGNKPSLNPEIVENRPEVFMPMGLTAEQVAVKYQVTREDQDLFAFNSHMKALAAIRAGKFQEEIVPVPTTVFSARDGEKPVPREIVFQVDDGPRADTTIEALAKLKPAFDPKGTVTAGNSSQMSDGAAAAVVVSERALKRLGVEPMARFLGFAVAGVPPEIMGIGPVEAVPKLLKRLRIKLSRIDLVELNEAFAAQSLPVIRELGLDPDRVNVNGGAIALGHPLGCTGAKLTATLLHEMKRRDAALGLVTMCIGGGMGAAGLFGRP from the coding sequence ATGGCGAAAGCGTACATTGTCTCCGCGGTCCGGACTGCCGTCGGCAGGGCGTACCGGGGGAGCCTGAAGGACACCCGTCCCGACGACCTGGGGACGATCGCTGTCCGCGCGGCGGTCGAGCGGGTCAAGAACCTCGATCCGGGGCAGGTGGACGACGTCATCCTCGGGTGCGCGATGCCCGAGGGGGAGCAGGGGATGAACGTCGCCCGGATCTGCGCGCTGAAGGCCGGATTTCCCGACTCGGTCCCGGCCCTGACCATCAACCGGTTCTGCTCCTCGGGCCTCCAGGCGATCGCGATGGCGGCCGAGCGGATCATGGCCGGATTCGCCGACATCATCGTGGCGGGGGGGACCGAGTCGATGACGATGGTCCCGATGGGGGGGAACAAGCCCTCCCTGAATCCCGAGATCGTCGAGAATCGCCCCGAGGTATTCATGCCGATGGGGCTCACCGCCGAGCAGGTGGCCGTCAAGTACCAGGTGACCCGGGAGGACCAGGACCTGTTCGCCTTCAACAGCCACATGAAGGCGCTGGCGGCGATCCGGGCGGGGAAGTTCCAGGAGGAGATCGTCCCGGTCCCCACGACCGTGTTTTCCGCGCGGGACGGCGAGAAGCCGGTCCCGAGGGAGATCGTCTTCCAGGTGGACGATGGGCCGCGGGCCGACACCACGATCGAGGCGCTTGCGAAGCTCAAGCCGGCCTTCGACCCGAAGGGGACCGTCACCGCCGGGAACTCCTCCCAGATGAGCGACGGGGCGGCCGCCGCGGTGGTCGTGTCGGAGAGGGCCCTGAAGCGGCTGGGGGTCGAACCGATGGCCCGCTTCCTCGGGTTCGCCGTGGCCGGGGTTCCCCCCGAGATCATGGGGATCGGTCCGGTCGAGGCGGTGCCGAAGCTGCTGAAGCGCCTGCGGATCAAGCTCTCGCGGATCGACCTGGTCGAGCTGAACGAGGCCTTCGCCGCGCAGTCCCTTCCGGTCATCCGGGAGCTGGGGCTGGATCCCGACCGGGTGAACGTGAACGGGGGGGCGATCGCCCTGGGGCACCCTCTGGGGTGCACCGGCGCGAAGCTCACCGCCACCCTCCTGCATGAGATGAAGCGGCGCGACGCTGCGCTTGGGCTGGTCACGATGTGCATCGGCGGCGGGATGGGCGCCGCCGGCCTCTTCGGGCGGCCGTAG